A region of Struthio camelus isolate bStrCam1 chromosome 30, bStrCam1.hap1, whole genome shotgun sequence DNA encodes the following proteins:
- the LOC138062930 gene encoding uncharacterized protein → MYRPTEQPPCLNRRPRAPSSTRQPSALPERPAASACPCSRALGEPPEQPPLRSSQDASRLSRSSCPGSKGTCWISRILLALRGDGGTQNTFRCLGLGLCAHPRGGRGVQRGRSLEHKPAGSLRQGPRQTGTQRHPSFRRSRPRTTALLACAKLAAQPTSLRSADHIPSTSAPSRAAPLRAPAAGPAPDILPGNTNSGAESDLEHASGLARNRAEQKGAGSCVHRETRAGRQPLHVRTSPGVRGARAARARTGRWEAEGAPTRSALPACSPTQGLPQPASRCFGASNEQRTQDPALCQQLFLRSCPARPQDTQRLGQHTRWRQTSLPVPRHGEQSKEIRWRSPSSWVFPQTVQEE, encoded by the exons ATGTACCGACCCACGGAACAGCCGCCCTGTCTGAACAGGCGACCCCGAGCCCCGTCCAGCACACGGCAACCCTCCGCCTTGCCAGAGAGGCCGGCGGCGAGCGCCTGCCCCTGCAGCAGGGCACTCGGGGAGCCGCCAGAACAGCCGCCCCTCAGGAGCTCCCAGGACGCGTCCCGGCTGAGCCGCTCCTCGTGCCCTGGAAGCAAGGGGACGTGCTGGATCAGCCGGATCCTCCTGGCGCTCAGGGGAGACGGAGGGACGCAGAATACTTTccggtgcctggggctgggacTTTGTGCACAccccaggggaggaagaggagtgcaGAGGGGACGCAGCCTCGAGCACAAGCCTGCAGGGAGCCTGCGGCAAGGACCGAGGCAAACTGGGACCCAGCGACATCCCTCTTTCCGGCGCAGCCGGCCCAGGACCACGGCCCTGCTGGCCTGCGCAAAGCTCGCAGCTCAGCCGACCTCGCTACGGAGCGCAGACCACATCCCCAGCACGTCG GCGCCGAGCAGAGCGGCTCCGCTCCGGGCCCCTGCTGCCGGGCCAGCGCCTGACATCCTCCCAGGAAACACAAACTCAGGAGCTGAGTCAGATTTGGAACACGCGAGTGGTTTGGCAAGAAATCGCGCAGAGCAGAAAGGCGCAGGCAGCTGCGTGCACAGAGAAACACGCGCAGGCAGGCAACCGCTGCATGTCCGCACCTCGCCGGGCGTACGCGGCGCTCGCGCAGCGAGGGCGCGCACAGGCCggtgggaggctgagggagctcccacTCGGTCTGCGCTGCCTGCCTGTTCCCCCACGCAGGGCCTGCCGCAGCCGGCCAGCCGGTGCTTCGGGGCCAGCAACGAGCAGAGAACGCAAGATCCAGCTCTGTGCCAGCAGCTCTTCCTCCGGAGCTGCCCCGCACGCCCCCAGGACACGCAGCGCCTTGGGCAGCACACGCGGTGGAGGCAGACATCCCTTCCCGTCCCAAGGCACGGGGAGCAAAGCAAAGAGATACGCTGGCGGTCACCCAGCAGCTGGGTTTTTCCCCAAACAGTGCAGGAAGAGTAG